One window of Bacillus sp. THAF10 genomic DNA carries:
- a CDS encoding SRPBCC family protein translates to MDDGMNNLSQMRINKAAHEIFEAFVNPEKIGNFWFSSSSQRWEEGKTVTLRYEEYDAQGDINIKEMIEDKKIVFEWAGNHKVTILFVQEEKGGTIVQVKEEGFDVNNDNLIPQLLDNKEGWVYMLTCLKGYMEYGVNLRASLVK, encoded by the coding sequence GTGGATGATGGTATGAATAACTTATCTCAAATGAGAATTAACAAGGCCGCACATGAAATTTTTGAGGCATTTGTAAATCCTGAAAAAATAGGTAACTTTTGGTTTTCTTCAAGTTCACAGAGGTGGGAGGAAGGAAAGACGGTTACGTTAAGATATGAAGAATATGATGCACAAGGAGATATAAACATTAAAGAAATGATAGAGGACAAGAAGATTGTCTTTGAGTGGGCCGGAAATCATAAGGTAACAATTCTGTTCGTTCAAGAAGAAAAAGGTGGTACAATTGTACAAGTTAAGGAAGAAGGGTTTGACGTGAACAACGATAATCTTATTCCTCAATTATTGGACAACAAAGAAGGTTGGGTTTATATGCTTACATGTTTAAAAGGATACATGGAGTATGGAGTCAATCTTAGAGCATCATTGGTTAAGTGA
- a CDS encoding Ger(x)C family spore germination protein, producing MKQNGWIKFLSCFFILFLLTSCVGRELEQTLYVHAIGVDYKDDKYVAYVQFIEFGAIAKQEGGRKDTTSNWIGKEEGFSFDMATDKLYETTQQKVSWGHVKSLVFTENALKKEGLVEDVVDVLNRYNEIRHTIYTFGTQSEIESIFNTKPILGISPFYSKLSDPKDIYEQYSIIEPIMLHRLLSYWYDPSRTVIFPYIGTTSENWLENEKPYPALEINGIAAIKKGDFLSFFNHEQLLGLRWVYPGTVRTPVYLFEDDKLVSSLVISNPKSDIKIVEEGNKAQFHLSVECSASIIELREPASIKKLTKLAKKQIEKEIKDTFLAGLEENSDLFNLSYELYKENPKLLKELKKDNNFFLNETDLAKINVEVQIETSGKSKMKTPRNSSY from the coding sequence ATGAAGCAGAATGGTTGGATTAAATTCTTAAGTTGTTTCTTCATCCTGTTTTTACTTACAAGTTGTGTAGGCAGAGAGTTAGAACAAACACTTTATGTTCATGCAATTGGCGTTGATTACAAGGACGATAAGTATGTAGCTTACGTACAATTTATCGAATTTGGTGCTATAGCAAAACAAGAAGGAGGTAGAAAGGATACTACTTCGAATTGGATTGGAAAAGAAGAGGGTTTTTCCTTTGATATGGCAACAGATAAACTATACGAAACCACCCAACAAAAAGTAAGTTGGGGACATGTCAAATCTTTGGTGTTTACTGAAAATGCACTAAAAAAAGAAGGATTAGTAGAAGATGTTGTAGATGTATTGAATCGTTATAATGAAATACGACATACCATTTATACTTTTGGGACACAGTCAGAAATTGAAAGCATTTTTAACACAAAACCTATATTAGGTATCTCACCTTTTTATTCAAAACTAAGTGATCCTAAAGATATTTATGAACAATATTCTATTATAGAGCCGATTATGTTACATCGATTGTTAAGCTATTGGTATGACCCTAGTAGAACAGTTATTTTTCCTTATATCGGAACTACCAGCGAGAATTGGCTAGAAAATGAAAAGCCCTACCCAGCTCTTGAGATTAATGGGATAGCAGCCATTAAGAAAGGCGATTTTCTTAGTTTTTTTAACCACGAACAGTTGCTAGGTCTTCGGTGGGTTTACCCAGGCACCGTAAGAACTCCTGTTTATTTATTTGAAGACGATAAATTGGTTTCGTCACTTGTTATATCTAATCCAAAATCAGATATAAAGATAGTGGAGGAGGGTAACAAAGCACAATTCCATTTATCTGTGGAATGTAGTGCATCCATTATTGAGTTGAGAGAACCTGCATCCATAAAAAAACTAACAAAATTGGCAAAAAAGCAGATAGAAAAGGAGATAAAAGATACCTTCTTAGCTGGTTTAGAAGAAAACAGTGACTTATTCAACCTATCTTATGAATTGTATAAAGAAAATCCAAAGCTTCTGAAAGAGCTTAAAAAAGATAACAATTTCTTTTTAAATGAAACAGACCTTGCAAAGATCAATGTCGAAGTACAAATAGAGACCTCTGGTAAATCAAAAATGAAAACCCCTAGAAATAGTTCATATTAA
- a CDS encoding spore germination protein, whose amino-acid sequence MYQKSSQKDENILSEKQLREIFINCHDVSFKQIPVNSEGLFQSLLLFYCDGLTDEQAIQQVVFTKVKDLYDHHLGEHDLLKIFPQFQKVESPLTEKEIVNRVFFGEVFLFFEPANILLSIDLSDSPKRLPEEPNTEVSIRGPRDGLIEDISTNVSLIRKRLRTNDLCYEQFFIGDRMKNKVGLLYVESNCEPETIEQIRSRIKSISSSDIDSTIQLEEVLTQKKKTLFPLFVHTGRPDFAAKALLNGRFILLLDGLPNAIIAPINFTFLLNTPEDANTHLAFVFLERILRICGFVFSIFLPGFWVAITTFHQDQIPYTLLSTIVLTRQGVPFSAGLEAVIMLAIFEIFREAGARLPQAIGQTLSVIGGLIIGQAAISAGLTAPGVLVVVGISVVSNYVLVDQTLAGSVTLLRFFVLFISIFFGLYGYLISFFFILVYMANLKSFNIPYLSPASPFILKEFKSIFVRTPNGQNQDKPAILKNDGQGSND is encoded by the coding sequence GTGTATCAAAAATCCTCTCAAAAAGATGAAAATATTTTAAGTGAAAAGCAACTAAGGGAAATATTTATCAATTGCCATGATGTGAGTTTTAAACAAATTCCGGTTAATTCAGAGGGATTATTTCAAAGTTTGTTACTTTTTTATTGCGACGGACTTACAGACGAACAAGCAATTCAACAAGTAGTTTTTACAAAAGTAAAAGATCTATATGATCATCATTTAGGCGAACATGATTTATTGAAAATTTTTCCACAGTTTCAAAAAGTGGAATCACCACTAACTGAAAAGGAAATTGTAAATCGTGTTTTCTTCGGAGAAGTATTTTTGTTTTTTGAACCTGCTAACATTCTTCTTTCAATTGATTTATCAGATTCACCAAAACGATTACCTGAAGAGCCAAATACGGAGGTATCCATCAGAGGACCAAGAGATGGTCTAATAGAGGATATCTCTACCAATGTATCACTTATTCGTAAACGACTAAGAACAAATGATCTTTGTTATGAACAATTCTTCATTGGTGATCGAATGAAAAATAAAGTAGGTCTTCTTTATGTTGAAAGTAATTGTGAACCAGAAACAATTGAACAAATTAGGTCTAGAATAAAAAGTATTTCTAGTTCAGACATTGACTCCACCATTCAATTAGAGGAAGTTCTGACACAGAAGAAAAAAACCCTATTTCCTTTATTTGTTCATACAGGGAGACCAGATTTTGCTGCGAAAGCTCTTCTAAATGGGCGATTCATCCTACTTTTGGATGGTTTACCAAATGCCATTATAGCACCAATAAACTTTACATTTTTATTGAATACCCCAGAAGATGCTAATACCCATTTAGCATTTGTTTTTCTTGAAAGAATCTTGAGGATATGTGGGTTTGTTTTCTCTATTTTTTTACCAGGGTTTTGGGTTGCAATTACCACGTTTCATCAAGACCAAATACCCTATACTTTGCTCTCGACTATCGTTTTAACAAGGCAGGGTGTTCCATTTAGTGCAGGCTTAGAGGCGGTCATAATGCTCGCCATTTTTGAAATTTTTAGAGAAGCTGGAGCAAGACTGCCACAAGCAATAGGTCAAACTTTATCTGTTATTGGAGGATTAATCATTGGACAGGCTGCTATAAGTGCAGGTTTAACTGCACCGGGAGTACTGGTTGTTGTAGGGATATCTGTTGTCAGTAATTATGTATTAGTCGATCAAACTTTAGCTGGTTCAGTCACATTATTGAGATTCTTTGTGCTATTCATTTCGATCTTTTTTGGATTGTATGGGTATTTAATCTCGTTTTTCTTCATTTTAGTTTATATGGCAAACCTAAAATCGTTTAATATTCCATATCTATCCCCAGCCTCTCCCTTTATTTTGAAAGAGTTTAAAAGTATTTTTGTCAGAACACCAAATGGTCAAAACCAAGATAAGCCCGCTATCCTTAAAAATGATGGACAAGGAAGTAATGATTAA
- a CDS encoding endospore germination permease codes for MNSERINPLEVIMILLLSIGLLNHVIIIPMLLDRGGRDSWISVFASGILLLFFSIIVFFLMKWSNQENLFVYLKRNYSPIVAWIVVIPLCIYLLVSGFVTYKDTVSWAITSYLPQSSSFLLGLLLMVLCFYAAFFGIRVIAVTSGIVLPIVVMLGFFVMTANISKKEYSLLKPFLEFGVDPVLQGMVIAGGGFIEIILLLLMQHRIKKSIKLYHVLILVVFLIGLTFGPLTGAISEFGPELAKEFRYPAFEEWRLVTLGTYVEHLDYFSIYQWLSGAFIRISLAIFLIPDLLNITDTKKRGIILLVVSLLFLSSNLFPFSDISFYTFIKNYLLPSQLTILIVVTLLISILVIIKKKERR; via the coding sequence ATGAATAGTGAAAGAATAAATCCTTTAGAAGTAATAATGATATTACTCCTTTCCATTGGATTACTAAACCATGTCATAATTATTCCCATGTTACTAGACAGAGGTGGCAGAGATTCTTGGATTTCGGTATTTGCAAGTGGAATTCTGCTACTTTTTTTTTCTATCATTGTTTTCTTCTTGATGAAATGGTCAAATCAAGAGAATTTATTTGTTTATCTAAAAAGAAATTACAGTCCTATCGTTGCTTGGATTGTAGTAATTCCGTTATGCATTTATTTATTGGTAAGCGGATTTGTTACTTATAAAGATACTGTTTCATGGGCCATTACATCTTATTTACCTCAATCTTCAAGCTTTTTACTTGGATTATTGCTAATGGTTTTGTGTTTCTATGCTGCATTTTTCGGTATCAGAGTTATAGCCGTTACTTCTGGTATTGTTTTACCTATTGTTGTTATGCTAGGTTTTTTTGTTATGACTGCTAATATCTCTAAAAAGGAATACTCTCTTCTAAAACCGTTTTTAGAGTTTGGTGTAGACCCAGTTTTACAAGGTATGGTAATAGCAGGAGGAGGGTTTATAGAAATTATACTGCTACTTCTCATGCAACATAGAATAAAGAAAAGTATTAAACTTTACCATGTGCTAATTCTAGTGGTATTTCTGATAGGCTTAACCTTTGGACCATTAACCGGTGCGATTTCCGAATTTGGACCTGAATTAGCAAAAGAGTTTCGCTATCCAGCTTTTGAGGAATGGAGATTGGTCACACTAGGAACATATGTGGAACATCTCGATTATTTCTCTATTTATCAATGGCTAAGTGGAGCATTTATTCGAATATCATTAGCCATTTTTTTAATACCAGATTTATTAAACATTACAGATACTAAAAAAAGAGGAATAATCCTTCTTGTTGTATCCTTGCTTTTTTTATCTTCAAATCTGTTCCCTTTTTCAGATATATCATTTTATACATTTATCAAAAATTATTTATTACCTTCTCAACTTACCATCTTAATCGTAGTTACTCTATTGATTTCAATATTGGTCATTATCAAGAAGAAAGAAAGAAGGTAG
- a CDS encoding endospore germination permease — MIEKGKISNRQFTILVSLYTVGTAILIIPSSLAFSAKQDSWIAGLLGLAIGLPFIWLYSKLANRFPGLNLAQIFEALLGKWIGKSVSFVFFSCFAFLLASFVLRDIGDFMTTVMLVETPIDAILLIFLAVVLYAVRLGLEVFARVTEVFIPFVVILFLVLFLSISPKIDIQNIQPIFENGAKPIFRGAISILTFPFLELFVFLMIIPYTNNPRQSQKGFILGTIIGGGILIIITLLSVMVMGVNETARSIYPSYDLTKGINIGRFFQRIEAMMALIWFITVFMKLTILTYVTALGLAHTFNLKNYKSMTFPIGILLFLLSLIIFPNSSYLIEFTPTFELYTLIFGFVLPIFLFLMAIIRKKKTESMNG; from the coding sequence ATGATTGAAAAAGGGAAGATCAGCAATCGACAATTTACCATATTAGTATCCTTATATACAGTAGGTACTGCCATTTTGATCATTCCCTCCTCTCTGGCCTTTAGTGCAAAACAGGACAGCTGGATAGCTGGGCTGCTTGGGTTGGCTATTGGGCTTCCGTTTATTTGGTTATATAGTAAGCTTGCAAACCGTTTTCCAGGCCTCAACCTTGCTCAAATCTTTGAAGCTTTACTAGGAAAATGGATAGGAAAGTCCGTATCTTTTGTCTTTTTTAGTTGCTTTGCCTTTTTACTGGCAAGCTTCGTCTTACGTGATATTGGAGATTTCATGACAACTGTTATGTTGGTGGAAACCCCAATAGATGCAATCCTTCTCATCTTTCTTGCTGTCGTTCTCTATGCGGTACGTCTCGGGCTTGAGGTGTTTGCAAGGGTGACGGAAGTGTTCATTCCTTTTGTTGTCATCCTTTTTCTCGTTTTATTTCTAAGCATCTCTCCTAAAATCGACATTCAAAATATCCAGCCAATCTTTGAAAATGGTGCAAAGCCTATTTTCCGGGGAGCCATATCCATCCTTACGTTCCCATTCCTCGAATTGTTTGTGTTTTTGATGATCATCCCTTACACCAACAATCCGAGGCAGTCACAAAAAGGCTTTATTCTAGGGACCATCATCGGAGGGGGGATCTTGATCATCATAACCCTCTTATCTGTCATGGTAATGGGAGTCAATGAGACAGCGAGAAGCATTTATCCAAGCTATGATTTGACAAAGGGAATCAATATCGGAAGATTTTTTCAACGTATCGAGGCAATGATGGCTTTGATTTGGTTCATCACCGTTTTTATGAAGCTGACCATCCTGACATACGTCACTGCATTAGGATTGGCACATACCTTCAACTTGAAGAACTATAAGAGCATGACCTTTCCAATAGGCATCCTATTGTTTCTGCTTTCCCTGATCATCTTCCCTAACTCTTCTTATTTAATTGAATTTACTCCGACCTTTGAATTGTATACGTTGATATTCGGATTCGTTCTTCCCATATTCCTATTTCTGATGGCAATTATAAGGAAGAAAAAGACGGAATCTATGAATGGATAG
- a CDS encoding Ger(x)C family spore germination protein — protein sequence MNKRWIILLSIGFLLISSGCWNNRELGELGIAAALGIDKDGDQFIATVQLVNPAEISSLKGSGTSAPIIVYSEKGKTLFEAIRRLTTTAPRKTFYPHLRVVVIGEELAKDGFSKSLDLLVRDQELRTDFFILIAKGGKAEDIVSIMPPVEKIPAQNMYTKLETSERAWAPTLAITLADLVEQMVVPGVQPVITGVEIVGDAEIGKKMENVQSSDPASRLHFTSFAIFNNDKLQGWLSEAESKGVNYINGKVKSTIVVVPCPKGEEGNISIELLRTKEKRKSTVSGGQPQINITLKAEGNLGDTSCPIDLTKEDTIKEIEKLAGEDIKMKMTEAVQVAKEYQLDVFGIGQDIHRSNPKYWKKVEKEWDQQFASMPIELKTKVAIRKIGKRSNSFISELDGR from the coding sequence ATGAACAAGCGTTGGATAATCCTTTTATCAATTGGTTTTTTGCTCATCTCATCAGGATGTTGGAATAACAGGGAGCTTGGAGAATTGGGAATTGCAGCTGCTCTGGGCATTGACAAGGACGGAGATCAATTTATAGCAACTGTCCAATTAGTGAATCCAGCAGAAATATCTAGCCTCAAGGGCAGTGGTACAAGTGCACCGATTATCGTATACAGTGAAAAAGGCAAGACGCTTTTTGAAGCAATCAGAAGATTGACCACTACTGCTCCGCGCAAAACCTTTTATCCACATTTGAGAGTTGTGGTGATTGGAGAGGAATTGGCAAAGGATGGCTTTAGCAAATCGCTGGATTTACTTGTTCGAGACCAAGAGTTACGTACCGATTTTTTCATTTTGATAGCAAAAGGTGGAAAAGCGGAGGACATTGTTTCTATCATGCCTCCTGTCGAAAAAATTCCTGCACAGAACATGTACACCAAGCTGGAAACTTCGGAAAGGGCATGGGCGCCGACACTGGCAATTACTCTGGCGGATTTGGTTGAACAGATGGTTGTTCCAGGAGTGCAGCCCGTCATCACGGGTGTGGAAATAGTTGGAGATGCAGAAATTGGGAAAAAGATGGAGAATGTCCAATCCAGTGATCCGGCTTCCCGACTTCATTTCACGAGCTTCGCTATATTTAATAATGACAAGCTTCAAGGATGGTTAAGCGAGGCTGAAAGTAAAGGTGTGAATTATATTAACGGAAAAGTGAAAAGTACGATTGTTGTGGTTCCTTGTCCCAAAGGGGAGGAAGGAAACATATCAATAGAGCTTCTCCGCACAAAAGAGAAAAGGAAAAGTACTGTATCCGGAGGTCAGCCCCAAATTAATATTACATTGAAAGCGGAAGGGAATTTAGGGGATACTAGCTGTCCGATTGACTTGACCAAAGAAGACACCATTAAGGAGATAGAAAAACTTGCGGGAGAGGATATCAAAATGAAAATGACCGAAGCGGTTCAAGTTGCAAAGGAATATCAGTTGGACGTATTTGGCATCGGTCAGGATATTCATCGATCCAATCCAAAATATTGGAAAAAGGTAGAAAAAGAATGGGATCAGCAATTTGCCAGTATGCCCATTGAGCTCAAGACAAAAGTAGCGATTCGGAAAATCGGAAAAAGGAGCAACTCCTTCATCAGTGAGTTGGATGGTAGATAA
- a CDS encoding spore germination protein → MSFFKQKTRKLKPIKSTNQSTNESEMEDAKEASSLIDKLLSKNIANIKAAYGNSSDLGIRQMKSEKGFVACIAYIDGLVDKKVIEGILEDWMYKLDNLESGADGLTDEEMVKLIQNSFLPFGEIGIIHTNHQMESAILNGEALLIMDGYSLGIQINTVGFKGRGVSESTTESVIRGPKEAFTETIRTNTAMVRRKIKDTSFRVEEFQVGRITKTVVSVVHLSGIANEKIVEEVRQRIQRIDIDSVLESSYIEELIEDETYTPFPTVFNTERPDVVAAGLLEGKVAIFIDGTPFVLIVPALFTQFFQSAEDYYQRWDIASMLRVLRVIAFFISILGPSLYIALTNFHQEMLPSTLLIDLAAQREGVPFPAVIEALIMEVTLEILREAGVRLPKTIGQTISIVGALVIGQTAVEAGIVSAAMVIVVSLTAISNFILPSFSMAISVRIIRFGFIIFAATFGLYGITLGLFILSLHLCSIRSFGVPYMTPIAPYVKEDQKDTLWRKPTFKRFTRPRLVNGGNIWRESEQTARNVQPGKRSEET, encoded by the coding sequence ATGTCTTTTTTTAAACAGAAAACAAGAAAACTAAAACCTATCAAATCCACAAATCAGTCCACAAATGAGTCAGAGATGGAGGATGCGAAAGAAGCTTCCTCATTAATCGATAAGCTTTTATCAAAGAATATTGCCAACATCAAAGCTGCTTACGGGAACAGCTCTGACCTTGGAATCAGACAAATGAAATCCGAAAAAGGCTTTGTTGCCTGTATAGCGTATATTGATGGACTTGTAGATAAAAAGGTAATTGAAGGCATCTTGGAAGATTGGATGTACAAGCTGGATAATTTAGAGTCTGGTGCAGATGGGTTAACAGATGAAGAAATGGTCAAGTTGATACAAAACTCCTTTCTTCCTTTTGGTGAGATAGGCATTATCCATACCAACCATCAAATGGAAAGCGCAATTCTTAATGGCGAAGCACTTTTGATAATGGATGGATACTCTCTTGGGATTCAAATTAATACGGTTGGCTTCAAAGGAAGAGGGGTTTCGGAATCTACAACAGAAAGTGTGATAAGAGGACCGAAGGAAGCATTCACTGAAACCATCCGAACTAACACCGCGATGGTCAGGAGGAAGATTAAGGACACTTCCTTTAGAGTGGAAGAATTTCAAGTAGGAAGAATTACAAAGACCGTTGTTTCTGTTGTACATTTATCAGGCATTGCCAACGAAAAAATTGTCGAAGAGGTCCGTCAGCGGATACAAAGGATAGATATTGATTCTGTTCTCGAGAGCAGCTATATTGAAGAGCTGATTGAAGATGAAACCTATACCCCTTTTCCTACCGTCTTTAATACTGAACGGCCAGATGTCGTTGCTGCAGGACTGTTGGAAGGAAAGGTGGCAATCTTTATCGATGGAACGCCGTTTGTATTAATAGTACCAGCCTTGTTTACCCAATTCTTCCAATCGGCTGAAGACTATTACCAAAGGTGGGATATTGCAAGTATGTTAAGGGTCCTCAGGGTGATAGCATTCTTCATATCTATTCTCGGACCCTCCCTTTATATCGCACTCACGAATTTTCATCAGGAAATGCTCCCAAGCACATTGTTGATAGACTTGGCGGCACAAAGGGAGGGTGTTCCTTTTCCGGCAGTAATAGAGGCTTTAATCATGGAAGTCACACTGGAAATCCTAAGGGAAGCAGGGGTGAGGCTTCCAAAAACGATTGGTCAAACCATCTCCATTGTTGGAGCGTTGGTTATCGGTCAAACAGCTGTAGAGGCAGGAATCGTTTCAGCAGCAATGGTGATTGTTGTTTCTCTTACCGCCATTTCCAATTTTATTTTGCCATCCTTTAGCATGGCGATCTCCGTTCGAATTATCAGGTTTGGGTTCATTATTTTTGCAGCGACTTTTGGATTGTACGGAATCACCCTTGGATTATTCATTCTTTCCCTTCACCTGTGCAGCATCCGTTCATTCGGGGTACCTTACATGACCCCTATAGCTCCTTACGTAAAAGAAGATCAAAAAGACACCTTATGGCGGAAGCCCACATTCAAAAGGTTTACAAGGCCACGCCTCGTAAACGGGGGGAATATTTGGAGAGAAAGTGAACAAACTGCAAGGAATGTCCAACCGGGGAAAAGGAGCGAGGAAACATGA
- a CDS encoding PDZ domain-containing protein: MESWLWEALIGIGRFFIHPVVYVTLALAVMLGYYRVKRERYDFHIRIEYGLTEFQKACKSLIVGLALSIITIGLGVILPFGTIAIISIFTIVFTLFIKPRWLSTAYIFGFSLFAVILLPSLKVSNSFLQSLFASIEETHLPTFVILLGILMVVEGILIRKQAPYQTSPKLFRSKRGLPVGAHIVQRVWVLPLFLFVPVSNNGVESAFTWWPVLQMGEHTLAVWLVPFSMGFYQQLKASLPVQAVPAMGSQLILLSVLVLLTGIGSYWWENAAILAAVLAVFGREWLYYKAKAADDKQNPIFVQRDHGLVILGVIPGTPAEKMHLHIGEIITKVNNVPVNSVTGFYEALQHNRAFCKLQVVDTNGEARFAQTALYEGDHHELGLLFVQEGKKWKRTEVS, encoded by the coding sequence ATGGAATCATGGTTATGGGAAGCACTTATAGGGATAGGCCGTTTCTTTATCCACCCTGTTGTATATGTCACGTTGGCCTTAGCAGTCATGCTTGGCTATTATCGTGTAAAAAGAGAACGCTATGATTTTCATATTAGAATAGAATACGGACTCACAGAGTTCCAAAAAGCATGTAAAAGTCTCATAGTGGGACTAGCCCTTTCAATAATCACAATAGGACTTGGCGTGATTCTTCCATTTGGGACCATTGCTATCATAAGCATCTTTACGATTGTATTTACTCTTTTCATTAAGCCTCGTTGGCTGTCTACCGCATACATATTTGGATTTAGCTTATTTGCGGTTATTTTGTTGCCGAGCTTGAAGGTTAGCAATTCATTCCTACAAAGTCTCTTCGCTTCAATTGAAGAAACACATTTACCAACCTTTGTAATATTGTTGGGAATTCTCATGGTTGTAGAAGGTATATTGATTCGAAAGCAAGCACCGTATCAAACCTCGCCAAAGCTGTTTCGAAGTAAGCGCGGACTTCCTGTTGGGGCACATATAGTCCAGCGTGTATGGGTTTTGCCATTGTTTTTATTTGTTCCAGTTAGCAATAACGGCGTGGAATCTGCTTTCACCTGGTGGCCGGTGCTTCAGATGGGTGAACATACGTTGGCAGTTTGGCTTGTCCCATTTAGCATGGGCTTTTACCAACAGCTAAAAGCAAGCCTACCAGTGCAAGCTGTTCCAGCAATGGGAAGCCAGCTTATCCTTTTAAGTGTACTTGTGCTACTAACTGGGATTGGTAGTTACTGGTGGGAAAATGCAGCCATTTTAGCTGCTGTTCTTGCTGTTTTCGGCCGAGAGTGGCTTTATTACAAAGCAAAAGCTGCGGATGATAAGCAAAACCCAATTTTTGTTCAACGAGATCATGGCTTAGTCATTCTCGGAGTCATTCCTGGAACGCCTGCAGAAAAAATGCATCTCCATATTGGCGAAATCATAACAAAGGTAAATAATGTTCCTGTCAATAGCGTCACAGGCTTTTATGAAGCACTTCAGCATAACAGAGCATTTTGTAAGCTACAAGTCGTCGATACAAATGGCGAAGCACGTTTCGCACAAACCGCACTTTATGAAGGTGATCATCATGAATTAGGACTTCTCTTTGTTCAAGAAGGGAAGAAGTGGAAACGAACGGAAGTAAGTTAA
- a CDS encoding S41 family peptidase has translation MNRKLVAVLMVLSIFIGAAGMYAGIQWLGHDSAAAVPTEQNPLTNDSEQAAPKESPKQIAENMEKIQKAYEIISSRYVEETESDKLIEGAIQGMVDQLEDPYSVYMDKDTAEQFTQSLESSFEGIGAEVGMQNGKVTIVSPFKGSPAEKAGLQPNDQILKVDEEDIEGLDLYQAVLKIRGKKGTVVTLQIQRPGVQEPFNVEVTRDTIPIETVYSDTYEQDGKKVGYIQITSFSQDTGEDFKKQLAALEEQNIDGLVIDVRGNPGGLLDQVQMMASELVTKDKPYVQIEQRDGEKQRFFSSLTEKKPYEIVTLIDKGSASASEILAGALKEAGGYDIVGEASFGKGTVQQALDLGDGSNLKLTLYKWLTPDGNWIHKEGVKPTVEVKQPEYFYANPISLEEDEVLALDTNSEKVKNVQVMLKGLDFDPGREDGYFNKGTEDAVKKFQSENDLTPSGKVDSKTAEQLQAKLLDAVRAKENDVQLLEAMKTLFK, from the coding sequence ATGAATCGCAAACTAGTTGCAGTATTAATGGTTTTATCAATTTTTATTGGTGCAGCAGGGATGTATGCTGGTATTCAGTGGCTTGGGCATGACTCAGCAGCTGCCGTGCCAACGGAGCAAAATCCCTTAACAAACGACTCGGAGCAGGCAGCCCCAAAGGAATCGCCAAAACAGATAGCCGAGAACATGGAAAAAATACAAAAGGCCTATGAAATTATCTCTTCTCGCTATGTGGAAGAAACAGAATCAGATAAGTTAATTGAAGGTGCCATTCAGGGTATGGTTGACCAACTAGAGGACCCATACTCTGTTTATATGGATAAAGATACAGCCGAGCAATTCACGCAGTCACTGGAATCCTCCTTTGAAGGTATTGGAGCAGAGGTTGGCATGCAAAATGGGAAGGTCACCATCGTCTCACCATTTAAGGGCTCACCTGCTGAGAAAGCAGGGTTACAGCCAAACGATCAAATACTAAAAGTGGATGAGGAAGATATTGAAGGATTAGACTTGTATCAAGCTGTTTTAAAAATACGAGGCAAAAAAGGTACAGTTGTTACCCTTCAGATTCAACGTCCAGGTGTGCAAGAGCCTTTTAATGTGGAAGTGACCCGTGATACCATTCCAATTGAAACAGTATACTCTGATACGTACGAACAAGATGGGAAAAAGGTAGGCTACATCCAAATTACCTCCTTCTCTCAAGATACAGGGGAAGATTTTAAGAAGCAGCTAGCCGCTCTTGAAGAGCAAAATATTGATGGGCTTGTCATTGATGTGCGCGGAAACCCAGGTGGACTTTTAGATCAGGTCCAAATGATGGCTTCTGAGCTAGTTACAAAAGATAAGCCATATGTGCAAATTGAACAACGTGATGGAGAAAAGCAGCGTTTCTTCTCTTCGCTAACAGAGAAAAAGCCATATGAAATTGTCACGCTTATTGACAAAGGTAGTGCATCCGCCTCTGAAATCCTTGCCGGTGCTTTAAAAGAAGCAGGGGGATATGATATCGTCGGGGAGGCATCCTTTGGTAAAGGAACCGTCCAACAAGCACTAGACCTTGGAGACGGAAGCAATTTAAAGCTAACACTCTACAAATGGCTAACACCTGACGGAAACTGGATTCATAAGGAAGGTGTCAAACCTACCGTTGAAGTGAAGCAGCCGGAATACTTCTATGCAAATCCGATTAGCTTGGAAGAGGATGAAGTACTAGCGCTAGATACAAACAGTGAAAAAGTGAAAAATGTCCAGGTGATGCTAAAGGGCCTTGACTTTGATCCAGGGCGTGAGGATGGCTACTTCAATAAAGGAACAGAAGACGCCGTGAAGAAATTCCAATCAGAAAATGACCTCACACCTTCAGGAAAGGTCGACAGCAAAACAGCTGAACAGCTACAGGCAAAGCTACTGGATGCCGTGCGAGCGAAGGAAAACGATGTTCAGCTACTCGAAGCAATGAAGACACTCTTTAAATAA